The nucleotide sequence TGCTATACAATGACCAGAGAGTAGACAAACATTTTGATCTCAAGATGTGGGTGTGCGTATCTGAAAGTTTTGACAAGAAACAAATCATGGTAAGCATGCTCAAGTCATTAGCTCTTCAAAATCGTGGAGACTTGGATCCTGACCAATTGCAAAAGCTAATTCAAGAAGAGCTGAATCGAAAGACAGTCTTGCTTGTTTTGGATGACGTGTGGAGTGATGATCGCGGGAAATGGATTGAATTCCAGGATTTATTGGAGAGAGGTGTTGTTGGAAGTAAAGTCATAGTCACTACTCGTAGTGCCTCAGTTGCAACGACTGTTCGAACTGTCTCCTCATATGAGTTGAAGGGTCTTTCTCATGAACAATGTTTGTCTTTATTTAAGAAATTGGCatttagagaaggagaagaggattTATATCCACATCTCAAGGAGATAGGAGGTGATATTTTGAAGAAATGTGGAGGGCTTCCTTTAGCTGTGAAGACACTGGGGACCCTTTTATATTCCAAAAGCGACGAACGTTATTGGAAATTCATAAGAGATAATGAGATATGGAAGCTGGAGCAGAAGGAAAATGACATTTTACCTGCTTTAAGGTTAAGTTATGATCAAATGCCATCTCATTTGAATTCATGTTTCAGTATTTTATCTATTTTTCCTAAGGATAATGATTTCACCAGCGTTTCATTGGGTCAAGTTTGGATTCATGGGCTTCTTCAATCCTCAAATGAACATCAAGACATAGAAGATACTCGATTGCAGTATATGAAGGAGTTGTATTCGAGATCATTCCTGCAAGACTTCGAAGATTATGGTGGTGTTTTTACATTTAAAATGCATGACTTGGTGCATGATCTTGCATTGTCAGTGGCACAAAACGAGTGCTTTGTTGTGAAGACTCATACCAATAATATAGCTGATGGGATTCGACATCTGTCATTGTTCGACAAGGCATTATTAGAACAAGAAGTTCCGGGTTTtttaagaaaggaaaacaatCTCCGAACTATAATTTTCCCTACTGCATTGCAAGGCCCTGCTTGTGAATCTTTTGTCAATACATGTATCTCTACATGTACATATTTGACGATGTTAGATTTGAGAGAGTCATCTTTTGAGGTACTGCCAACTTCCATTGGTGATTTGAAGCATTTGAGACATCTCAACTTAAGTGGTAATAGTAGAGTTAGGAGATTGCCTGATTCTATTTTGAAGCTACACAATTTGGAAACTTTGTTACTTAGTAATTGTTCAGGACTTGAAGAGTTGGCAAGAGGCCTAAGGAACCTGATTACGTTGAGAGTTTTGATAATAACGGTAAAACAGAAGTATTTACCAGAAGATGAAATAGGGTGCTTAACGTCTCTTCAGCTTTTGTCTATTGGAGCTTGCACCAATCTTGAATTTTCGATGGAAGGAATCCAACCTGTAACATCCTTGCGTTTCTTGGAGATTTGGGACTGCAAAAATTTAATTTCCTTGCCTTGGAATTTGAAATACTTAACTCGATTGGAGTTTTTAATGATCAGCAATTGCGTTCAGCTTGATTTGATGACAGAAGATGAGAACCAAGACGTCAAGGTGAGTCTTCAATTTTTGAGGCTTCAATCAGTACCACTGCTCGTGACCTTGCCCCAATggcttaaaaaatatttcaacacTCTACAAAGCCTCTCAATTGATACTTGTGAAA is from Tripterygium wilfordii isolate XIE 37 chromosome 14, ASM1340144v1, whole genome shotgun sequence and encodes:
- the LOC120014209 gene encoding putative disease resistance protein RGA3, which translates into the protein MTDSLLLTSNVIGRESDQEIVVNKFLLDPIVGGDISVIPIVGVGGLGKTTLAKLLYNDQRVDKHFDLKMWVCVSESFDKKQIMVSMLKSLALQNRGDLDPDQLQKLIQEELNRKTVLLVLDDVWSDDRGKWIEFQDLLERGVVGSKVIVTTRSASVATTVRTVSSYELKGLSHEQCLSLFKKLAFREGEEDLYPHLKEIGGDILKKCGGLPLAVKTLGTLLYSKSDERYWKFIRDNEIWKLEQKENDILPALRLSYDQMPSHLNSCFSILSIFPKDNDFTSVSLGQVWIHGLLQSSNEHQDIEDTRLQYMKELYSRSFLQDFEDYGGVFTFKMHDLVHDLALSVAQNECFVVKTHTNNIADGIRHLSLFDKALLEQEVPGFLRKENNLRTIIFPTALQGPACESFVNTCISTCTYLTMLDLRESSFEVLPTSIGDLKHLRHLNLSGNSRVRRLPDSILKLHNLETLLLSNCSGLEELARGLRNLITLRVLIITVKQKYLPEDEIGCLTSLQLLSIGACTNLEFSMEGIQPVTSLRFLEIWDCKNLISLPWNLKYLTRLEFLMISNCVQLDLMTEDENQDVKVSLQFLRLQSVPLLVTLPQWLKKYFNTLQSLSIDTCENFSTFPEWFQDFTSLKKILISDCPKLLSLSEGMHRLPALKELRIRGCPTLRKRCKKLVGEDWHKIAHVPNIDIDDDKVEDEDEALSTA